One genomic region from Prionailurus bengalensis isolate Pbe53 chromosome C1, Fcat_Pben_1.1_paternal_pri, whole genome shotgun sequence encodes:
- the TTC39A gene encoding tetratricopeptide repeat protein 39A isoform X12 encodes MPTCSARRTPGLRAVPGLKLKIAGKSLPTEKFAIRKSRRYLSPKPISLPIPALLGKPRLHWGGNLTDLLPYPQEMMYIWNGYAVIGKQPELTDGILEIITKAEETLEKGPENEYSVDDECLVKLLKGLCLKYLGRVQEAEENFRSISSNEKKIKYDHYLIPNALLELALLFMEQGRNEEAVKLLETAKQNYKNYSMESRTHFRIQAAILQAKSSLENGNRSMVSSVSL; translated from the exons ATGCCGACCTGCTCAGCAAGGAGAACTCCTGGTCTAAG AGCAGTGCCAGGCTTGAAGCTCAAGATTGCTGGGAAATCTCTACCTACAGAGAAGTTTGCCATCCGGAAGTCCAGACGCTACCTCTCTCCCAAACCAATCTCTTTGCCAATCCCTGCTCTG ctggggaaaccaaggctccaCTGGGGAGGAAACCTGACTGACTTGCTCCCCTACCCTCAGGAAATGATGTACATTTGGAATGGCTACGCTGTGATTGGGAAGCAGCCTGAACTCACAGATGGGATACTTGAGATTATCACCAAAGCTGAAGAGACGCTGGAAAAGGGCCCAG AGAATGAGTACTCAGTGGATGATGAATGCTTGGTGAAGTTGCTGAAAGGCCTCTGTCTGAAATACCTAGGCCGTGTTCAGGAGGCTGAGGAGAACTTCAGGAGCATTTCTTCCAA TGAAAAGAAGATTAAGTATGACCACTACTTGATCCCAAATGCCCTGCTGGAGCTGGCCCTGCTATTCATGGAGCAAGGCAGAAACGAAGAGGCTGTCAAACTCTTGGAAACTGCCAA GCAAAACTACAAGAATTACTCCATGGAGTCAAGGACACATTTTAGAATCCAGGCAGCCATACTCCAAGCCAAGTCTTCCCTAGAGAATGGCAACAGATCCATGGTCTCATCAGTGTCCTTATAG